One Thermodesulfobacteriota bacterium genomic region harbors:
- the hpt gene encoding hypoxanthine phosphoribosyltransferase, with translation MENDLAKILITEESIKKRIKELGKRISGDYRGKCPVLVTVLRGGFVFLADLMREISIPVTLDFLSISSYSGQTHTGVVRILKDLDRSIENEHVILVEDIIDTGLTLNYILRTLKERGPADIRVCALLDKKTRRIANIPIDYRGFEIPDEFVVGYGMDYEQKYRNLPYIAVLKEEILGR, from the coding sequence TTGGAAAATGACCTGGCTAAAATTCTGATTACAGAGGAAAGCATCAAAAAGCGGATTAAGGAATTAGGGAAGAGGATATCCGGTGATTATCGGGGAAAGTGTCCGGTGCTGGTTACCGTTCTTCGAGGGGGGTTTGTTTTTTTAGCCGATTTGATGAGGGAAATTTCCATTCCGGTCACCCTCGATTTTCTCTCCATCTCCAGCTACTCCGGGCAAACCCACACCGGCGTGGTGAGGATATTAAAAGACCTGGATAGGAGCATAGAGAACGAGCATGTAATCCTGGTCGAGGATATTATCGATACGGGCTTAACACTCAACTACATCCTTAGAACGCTCAAGGAGAGAGGACCGGCGGACATCCGTGTGTGTGCGCTTCTCGACAAAAAGACACGCCGGATCGCGAACATACCAATTGATTACCGGGGGTTTGAAATACCGGACGAGTTCGTGGTCGGTTATGGGATGGACTACGAGCAGAAATACCGGAATCTCCCCTATATCGCCGTGCTCAAGGAAGAGATTTTAGGGAGATAA